The Gadus macrocephalus chromosome 9, ASM3116895v1 genomic interval AAATACAAACTTGCAATAGTACAACAACAATTACAGATCTATATTTAGCACTAgttgaaagtaaaaaaaaagaattctcCACCATGATGACGAGAAATATAATTTGACTTGAGGCCACATGTGCGCTACTAGCTGTTGAGTGTGTGCCATTACTCCATCAGTGTCTTCTTTATTGTatctttctgtgtttgtttgtaatcCAGAAAGGGAACATATTCCTGTGTGACTACAAGTCACTGGAGGGTCTTCCGACCCGCGTGGTGGAGGGCAATTCACTGCCTCTCACTGCTGCCCTCTGCCTGCTGTACCTGGACACCGCAGGCACACTCAAACCCATAGCTATTCAGGTGATGACACCTTTAGGGAATAAGATACAATAGGTAAGAGGAACGGTAGGGATGAACCAGTTCCACAGGCCCCCTGTGACAAGGTGTTCaatgtgtgtggagtgtgagGGGTAGATACGATTAGCAAAGCTACAGTGATGTTGTTCTTCCTGACTAAGCCTTTTGTCTTCTCCCTGCCAGATTTGCTTAAATTCTTGTTATCCAGACTTTTTGAGTCATGGTTTTGAGTTCCACTTCCTGTCAAACGTGTTCTCACTGTAGACACTAGAACAATTTCAACGTAGTAATTTCACTCATTTCGATTCAAAATAGGGTCCAGGTTGGAAAATCCCAAAGTTATCCTTTAATGTATTTAGTTtgcatacatataaacataatCACAGATTGCTATTGTGAAGTTGCATAACTATTTTATTGTGTGGTCCTATCTTCTACCCTAAAGCTGGGACAGGAACCATCAGAGAAATGCCCAATCTTCGTACCCAGCGATCCAGAGCTCGACTGGCTCCTGGTGAAGatatttgtgaaaaatgcagATTCAGTAATTCATCAGGTTATCTCTCATCTAATGAAGACCCACTTGTTGGCCGAGGTGTTTGCTGTCGCTACCATGCGTCACTTTCCAGACGTACACCCCCTTTACAAGGTAGGATCAGCTGACGTATACAGTATACAGTCCCAAAATCAAACCTTGTGTTTTAGGAGAGGAGCTTTACACATTTTTGCATTGGGCGAAAACAAATTAGTCATGTTTTCTGATGGTACATGGAGTATAAATTTGTGTCTATGTGGATTTTGCTGGCAGGGCCATTTAACATGACAAAATTGGATTAAGATTAGGTTACCTTGGGGTATCAACTCTGTTTTGAGTGTTCAACACACTAATGGACAGAGCCATTTTGCATTCATTAATTGTATGCATCCTTTCTCATAATTTCTCATAGTTATTGACTCCCCACTTCCGCTACACTCTGCAAATTAACGCAGCAGCTCGACGTGCGCTACTTGGGCCAACTGGACTTTTAGCAAGAGTATGTACTCACTGAACACTCATTTAACAATGAATCTTTAGTGGTTGCTGTTATATTATTGTTTTTGCCATTGGTTTTGGTTAAGAAGGCTGATTGACTTCAATCTTCAGAGTACCCCTGGCCTGGAGGGTATAATTGAGCTGTTGAGGAGACACCTGGCTGAAACCACCTACTCATCTCTATGTCTGCCAGACAACATTGCTGAAAGAGGACTGCAGAACATCCCTAACTTTTACTACAGAGATGATGGACTGAAGTTATGGACGGCCATCAACAGGTTACCTTACAGAACACCATAGGTCTCCACTGAATGGAGTCTCGATATCAGGGAGACATCTCAGACATGTTGATTACCTACGCTATGTTAATTGTTTACCATCTTTATGTAACTTAAAAATGAATAGGATTCATAATAGGTCTATAGGTGCACATGCCAGTAATCTTTGTTTTATCCAACATAAACAACTGCTTTTGTTGTTTTCCTAATGCAAGTGGATAATTAGAAGCTCCAATCCTGGGCCCAAACATCCTATAATTATAATGCTTGAAAAGCTTTGTGATCCGTTTCCAGGTTTGTCCGGGCTATGCTGGGACTCTACTACCCTACAGACGACGAGGTGTCTGGGGATGCAGAGCTCCAGAGATGGATCCAAGATATCTTCACAAAGGGCTTCCTGGGCAACAGCAGCTCAGGTATGTGTTGGGGCGGCTGAACCATTAATCCAATTCAAACTGACATGTCAATGTAATAGAAGATTGTATAGAAAAACGTATAGAAAAAAGGCAAAGTCATGACCCGCCCTTCTCTGCCTCTGATTAGCTTAGCCTGAAGACAACGTTTCTTATATAGCCCTCGGTAAAAGAACAAGACGGTTTTTCTGCTGTCTTCGGaagacttaggcccaatcccatttctaccccttaacccttccccttacccctcccccttgttttgaaggggtaaggggaaggggtaaggggtagaaatgggattgggccttagtatGCAGAATGACTAAGGACATGTAGCAAGGACGTCCTGGTGGATGAGTGGGTCAAACACAAGACTGTCTGCATTATTGTGAAGACTTGGTCGCCCTGTTATTTTGGTTATGTTTAAGCAACACAACTACTAGTTCCACGAATAACTAAGTTCTTCTGAGCTAGCACCAGCTCCAGAAGTCGATAAAAGGCTGAAGATGACGTCATGCAATAATTTGCATATTGACAAATATATTTTGAGTCCAGACTTCATAGCAATTCTTTAAATATGGCCCCAGGTGCTCATCATCAAACAGGGCGGGACAAGCCAGCTCTATAACTCAGTGTTGCTTTGTCAAAACTTTATGTGCGCAATGCAGAAAAGAGTGACTATTGACCAACAGGTGGTACTATGGCAAGCTTATAACTTTAATTGGCAGTATCCCAGTGTTGACTAACTATTTTGTCCTATTGCTGATACATATCATACGTATATTTTGTATATATGAAGACATGCTTAACGTCCTCATGCAGGGATGCCAGAGTCCTTCATCACCGTGGAAGCGGTTGTCAAGTTTGTCACCATGGTGATCTTCACAACATCTGCTCAACACGCAGCTGTAAACAGTGGACAGGTGGACATCTTTCTCTTCATCAGGGACATTAAACCGggtgcaactagaaggactttTCTGATGGTTATTTCCACTAGATCCTGGTCTTATCCACGTTGCTCTCTGCAGATCAGTCGGGCCTCAAGCCCATAGAAAGCCTcttccaaaaaaacaaaacaatagatCCAATCAGTGCGAAGGGGAGGGAATAAAGACGCAACAAGATGAACAGAATCTGCACGGCAGGCGTTACTCTGAGGAGCACGTTTCTGCTGTACTTTCAACCAAATATGCCAAGAGCAAGAAAATCCCTAGAATGTGTTTTTACAAAGACAAGGCTGCGCCCATAATAGTCAAATAAATTGCAGCCCAGCAACGCAACGACTTGAACATCAGGATGGTCCCACGAGGCTCAAGCAACAGCCCCTTTAAACAAACGATACTCTCCAACTGTCCTACACTCCAAGCAGGGTAGGAATTTCAAACCAGCCAACTGCCCTCCGTCTGGCTGTAATGCCACTCTGAAGCCCCGCTGCCACTGCCCCAGCGGGTTTACCCCTCTAACCCGAGGAACGGGTCATCAATGTGTCAGCTAATGCTGTCCCTTATAATAAACAAATTAACAAActtcacctcaccctaacctgaTTGATGGACATATCCTAACCTCCTTCTGTGTTTTAGTTTGACTACTACAGCTGGTTCCCAAACTCCCCTCTGCAGCTTCGAAAAGCACCGCCAACTACCAAGGGACTGGTTACCATGGATACCATTCTGGAGACACTGCCAAACATTGGTGACACGGTCGCCTTCATCATCAGTTCATTGGTTCTATACAAGAAATACATGGACTCTGTAAGTTGGGATATAGAGAACATTGTGTAATGGGAACAGAACAATGCTATTCATGGTGAGACTTTCAAGGTTTGAAAGATAAGatgaggaaaagaagaagacgaTTAAATCAGatacgtttaatttaacgttccCTGAGGGGAACCATTATGTTACCCTTACCTTGCGTATCATCTAAACATTATCTTGCCTTATTTCTTGAACAGTAAGACAGATGCAGCTTCTGTCTGATAATAATGACCGCCAACATCTCAGAGGGAATACCATCTATGGAATGTGTCTTGTTCCCTCAGGTTGTTCTTGGTTCCTACCCTGAGGAACGTTTTTGTGAGCCGGCGGCCAAGCGGATTATAGAGAACTTCCAGAAGGAGCTCTCCAGCATCGAGGAAAGGATCATAACGAGGAACGCAAGTCTGGATGTCCCGTACTGCTACCTGCAACCCTCGGAGATCGAGAATAGTGTGTCTATATGACTAGAACCACAAAGATGTTCGCTACTGGAGGAGTCCCATTCCTGTTTGATAATGCTCATCAATGTGGGGATAACATTTGGGAACTCTGCGTCCTTTGTATATCCTGCCCTCATATTGAAATCTGCCTCTAAAATTTTACATTCTCAAACAAAAAACGAATCTGCGTATTCTAACCAACAATTATTGATTCATTGTTAAAACATTCGactaaatgtataaataatggAATAATAAAGATGAAATTGCCAAACGTAGGAGTCAAGTAAACAGTTATGCATGAAAGGAAAAACTTTTTGCAATGAAACCTATAGTCATATTGCTATGTGTTTGAACCAAGACAAGCAAAATTGCAACATAGCTTCAGGGCTGTGAAGCAACACCACTGTCCACATAGGCCTTGGTGTTGCGGATCAGGAGTGCCGCCGGGGGTGGACATGGCCGCCATGCAGAAAGACTGGCCACCCCTTCCCAACAGACTCATCCTTTGAGGCCCAAtcacatttctaccccttacccctccccctggttttgaaggggtaaggggtagaaatgggattgggcctaaagcccaatcccatttctaccccttaccccttccccttaccccttcaaaacaaaggggaggggtaaggggtaggggtaaggggtagaaatgggattgggccttactctCCTATATAATCCTGCCATCGTTTTCATGTGCATGTGCTGGACAGAGGAGCGTAGGATtctttattgtattttgttgtAATCTATTAAACAACGTTTCTTGACTAAACAATGTAATTCAGGGAATTCCCAAATGTCCAGCCCAGGACCCCCCAGTAAAATGTTACCAGCCCCTGTCAGGACCACTTGGCTCGAGTAGAGCTGACATAACAAAGGGAGGCCACGCTGATTATAAAGATggaacaattatttatttaaagtgcTAAATGCAAAACCTTATCAGTAAGGGGAAGCCAAACCAAAAGTGTAGTGCATATCAGTAGATGTAATATAAAGCAAAGTGAGGTAAAGATGAGGAGCGAAGCTGCAGCCAGCCCTTCCCCGTCAGGCCATAGCagtagtgagagagagcgagccgaCGGGAAAGGCGCCTTTTATCTCCAGCTCAATTAACCCAGTCATTAGCCTGGCACGGCCCATAGAGACAGCTCCCCCTAGTGGCGATAGAAGGAACACGGACACGGAACACGGATGATCATGACACGCCAAGCAAGGCAGGTAgatatggcaagccatccccgccagaaaacggcatcatttcccatgcatcatttagacgcgtatcaccttcattacgccgtaaaaaacgccgtattttacgccatCATGCGCAAAGAAccgccgctttttacgccgcaattaagccttCCAAGAgtgcgcgtaaaaagcgccgttttgaacatcaaaccgcgcgtaaaatacggcgcttttgtgcacatcacaacgccgtaaaatacggcgtctctctagtatgctaataatctctgcccttcttttctctcagccaatgcatttgaagtgtttgcgccaaatcgctgaacaagacaagcagaccaaattagtttagcacagatctgctttgaggagttctcctctcatttgttgttagttgtagctCATATCggtatatattagtaaatccagttcctacagtgtggtcaccgtggccgtggcccaatcgatagagacgcttgctctgtacaagaggttgtttaaaaataaataataataatacatataaagacgtttcaaacgttccgtcgagtctctcgcattctacaatgggcagctttattgtttcccatgggagccggcgaaactagatttctccttcgaaggttgtgcacacagaacctcctcaccttcataacGGAGTACTTGggggcaccagaatgctttacggtgcggccacaccaaacgcgttactcgcgttggataacgcgagtaacgcgcctaacctgacgcttgatcattgtgtggtggttcaacgcttccaacgcgtcaatgcgccaacgcagctagatgagtccatgtccatgcaagtgaacagagcgttccctcttcgtcataactatcaaaccaaacatccttcacattcaccgagcgaacattatgaaagtaaaatgcacatttctcgctaaaaatgtttccataaacgcatttaatggcgtaactatgttactatttccacccagaataaagatagttgtcggccgtggctgcgctggagtccgaggtaggaaccccaaacgccgccgtgtttgggtgatagagtttagatcgggttagattaaataatctctgatataaataacaataatcgggttaaataacttcacatggtgtgtctggtgtgtttccaccattcgtagtgttgatcagcagagaaatagtccgccaagacgttgaggttgcttagcatccagacactctgtccatgcaagtgaacggagcgttccctcttcgtcataactatcaaaccaaacatccttcacattcaccgagcgaacattatgaaagtaaaatgcacatttctcgctaaaaatgtttccataaacgcatttaatggcgtaacaatgttactatttccacccagaataaagatagttgtcggccgtggctgcgctggagtccgaggtaggaaacccaaacgccgccgtgtttgggtgaagagtttagaatagaatagaatagaatagaatagaatagactttatttgtcattgtgcaTTGGATACACAACGAAATTTGTTTGTGCAACCACTAACAAAAGTGCAGTTGTGCTGGGTGGAGGGTAGGAGTGTAGTGTGATTATTAAGTTCTGTGATGGCCCTGGGGATGAAACTGTTCTGCAGTCTGGAGGTGCGGGCTGTAGTGGCCCggtagcgcctgccagagggtagCAGGGTgaagatcgggttagattaaataatctctgatataaataacaataatcgggttaaataacttcacatggtgtgtctggtgtgtttccagcattcgtagtgttgatcagcagagaaatagtccgccaagacattgaggttgcttagcatccagagactctgtccatgcaagtgaacggagcgttccctcttcgtcataactatcaaaccaaacatccttcacattcaccgagcgaacattatgaaagtaaaatgcacatttctcgctaaaaatgtttccataaacgcatttaatagcgtaactatgttactatttccacccagaataaagaaagatgtcggccgtatgcttctgtccaagctcactactctctgccagtgacgtcgggtcaagctccacgctgattggctatcgcggctaagcgccacgcgttggagcgttgaaagttcagatttctgaactccgggcgttggtgcgttgggcgcgttactgcgtttacgtgcgtaactacgtttttctacattttacggcgttttttacggcgtaatgaaggtgatacgcgtctaaatgatgccgttttctggcggggatggcttgccatattggataacgcgagtaacgcgcctaacctgacgcttgatcagtgtgtggtggttcaacgcttccaacgagtcaacgcgccaacgcagctagatgagtccatgtccatgcaagtgaacggagcgttccctcttcgtcataactatcaaaccaaacatccttcacattcaccgagcgaacattacgaaagtaaaatgcacatttctcgctaaaaacgtttccataaacgcatttaatggcgtaactaaaAAACAGAAATTTTAAATTATTCGTACTGTACAAAACAAATTCCATCTTTCATGCTTGAGCCAACAGAAATACGTTACATACGGAAGAGGAAAAACATAGATAATAACGATCTGTGTTAGCGTATTCTGACCACACATAAAAAATACTAAATGTCCCAGTTACAACAAGCAGAGATAATCCCCAGCCATATGGGGCATGAGCAAATAGAGCCAAGCTTGAATTTAGACCCAATTCTgcattaaaaaatatgtattccAAAGTATTCCTGTTTCATAAAATACGGCAATAAAAGACTTGTTCAATCATAAATAATGCACCAACACAATCCCTACTGGTTAAATGAACAACAAGAGTGATATAactagtagggatgggcatttgaagaaattttcttgatcgagcatcgctcgagcatcgatcaattatcgattaatcattaacttttttctatgttttttttctaatgtttttatcaatgaaatctttattccaacaataatgtatgggccaaaattaatacaatacagttaacttgaagacctacaactgtttaacagttttaaaataataaatacaggcattataggttataggcctatgcggcgctcgtaaagtccgaacaatgcgcctacaggcgctcttaaaggtttggaaacgattcaacaagactaaatctgtagcctattccaattacaataagtagcgaacttatcggacaacaataatcaaacaaaggcagtaggctaaaagtgggcattaaactgtataactgttatgaaaaaaaaggggggggaaaggccgacatataatgcctgcagccggcgcgcggaaaaggctcgcaacaaaaagatgagccacccatttacaaacaattgcatgaactagtctatctaaaagcaataccttattgaacatatataaggctggacttgttgctaaaatatcacagttttggcaaaatgtaacgactccaagaggcaccaagcggagcgagagtcaacacattaagaaagaaaagagcgactcacatacggtggtgactgtcgtccatagcatacagtaactccagcctacatatttttgtttaggaatataagcatgtttgTCTGCTCGTCTGACCCCCccacatgctcgggggtcagacgcgaacgcagccttgtaactgtcagtccagcagcagaaaacacccgctctgacgggaccgaagtagcggggatgcagaggtattgtcgcgctaattttgacagcctggggaaccttcttccattcactttccaccagtcggcagggttatattcaattaaatgcttcaagactcacagtatgcaacacaacgtccttttaatcgataacaatataaattgatcgacgcatttcttaacgatcaattatcgagcatcgattaattatgcccatccctaataactAGTTCAACTTCTTCTTGAGAATTGCATAGGTGTGGTTTTCTCTGGAACTTCTTCAGAACAGCTGGTCGCTGGCCAATTCTTTTTGGGTAGCGATGACGAATGATGGGGAGGATACTATCAGTTCAGAAGGTGCAAGGAAAAACTATTGTGGAATTTTTTCATGCAATGCAAAGCGCCAAAAGGACAAGTTGAGACTTGGATCATTTGTTAGATTAGAGTTATTTTGGTGTTTCTGGTGAGTAACAATTCGATTTCCAACCCAATAAACTAGTTAATCGTTTGCGTCCAATTGCTCATTTCACTGTAATTTTTTCTTTCATCTGTAGGGTATGTGGAAGTTTTGGCTAGCTAAGTTTCATTTGAACTCACTTTTCAACACCAAAGCTATCAACTACGTGAAAGGCATCAGTGGACGTATTCTCGATAGAATCATTCAATCATTCAGACTTTGAAGTTGACCACAAGACGAATCGATTTAAAAGAACATTACAAACTTGTGGTCATAACAGCGGTTGGCTTTAAAATGAACTGCCAAAGTTAAACAGAGTTAAACAAAGTTAAAGTCTGAAGTGAGTTTCAACGATCCAGTCAAAACATAACTCAACTGGAGATGACCTGGCCAAGTCATCTTTAAGCCAGAGGCGCTTCTGATTTAAaacgtgggtgtgtgagtgtgcgtgtgtgtgtgtgtgtgtgtgtgtgtgtgtgtgtgtgtgtgtgtgtgtgtgtgtgtgtgtgtgtgtgtgtgtgtgtgtgtgtgtgtgtgtgtgtgtgtgtgaagcagaaCCTTAATTTAAATATTGTTCAACAGTTTTGCAACCCAACCGATATAAACAGTAGCCTACTACATGCTTGTAATCTTACTTGAAAGAGTGTTGGCCTACTTTGGAAGATATGATGGTTCTTCACATATCCACGGGGCCGATGCAGAGAAAGTTATCTTTCATACTCAAGAGAAGACACAACTCCAAAATAGCATCCATAGCagaaaagaaaaatattatTTGGTGAGCTCATACACAACATACAGAAAAAATCCACCCCTATTGAACTCACTCAATCACATGCATTGCACCTCTGTGGGGAATACTTCACTCAATGACATTTGATGGTGTCACAGTCCTCGTATGGGCAGTAGAGGCAGATCTCTGCATCTGGTTCAAGATAGGCCGACTGAAAGAAATGAGCGATGCTATTGGTCCCTTATAAATAATCCTGCTTGTCTTCAGGTATCATTTGGATGACTCTGAACTTTGAACTCCTAAACTAATCGTTACTCCCATCCACAATTGGGTCTTAATTATTTTCCCCAAAAGAATGAATTTCCTCATTCCTCAAAGCAATGCATTGAGGAATGACCGGCTGACCTTCGTGGCATGATGGCAGAGATTCGGCGAAACCTTATGAAAAAACCTTACTGGTCCTTCTTTTTTCGTTGTCTAAGATCCAAGCATCGTCACGCCTCTCTTGAAGAGCACACAGTGTGAATGCTGTCTAACCGCGTGAGGGGGGTGTCTTCTCCAAAGCACTTGGGGCCAATTGACCCTTGTGTCCCTTACTAATCAATCAAGATCACTGGGGTCTCAAACATGAACTGAAATTAAGTTGACTCCTTGGGATTGGTCAGTTGCCTGGTTGGTCAAATCCCCAAATACCAGAAGAAGAAGTAGGGATGGTCTGAGCTATTTATCTAGTAGACCTATCCAATATATCCTCTGTatgatattataaatattacaaTGAAAAAGTGAGTGAGGCCTTAATCATTATGTTGAATCCAACATTTTGAATtgcactgaacatactgaatgTAAGATTTTAAGTTGAATAAGATACTTACCTATGTATACGTTATGGACGGTTGAATGAACTTAACTTTATGAAGTTGAACTTTGTGTTCACGTTTGATTAAAAGTTTAGAAGCATTGCACTCTGCTGATGTTATTTTAGTTATTATCCTCTCTAACGTCGCCTCCAAATGGCGCGTCACGcgaagatgtttttttttaagttgtgtaggcctacgctTTAGAAAAGACATGCATGTGTGGGTTCATGAACGCGTTAttgtttgcctccctggtgagctcggccaggaaccACTAGTCTTGAGTCACTTGCAGAAGCTTGTGAGCGACTCTGCATTACTGACATCGGCAAGGAACTTGTTCCACCATTGTGGTGCCAAAAGGGAGGGAAACTGTTAACTGGGAAAAACACCTTAGGCTAATTGCCTTGTTTTGCCTCAACTTATCTCAACGAACATCTATGCTGTCATCAGTACAGTGCAGTGTGGGCAGAGGGGCGTGTTTAGGGTCCGCTATAAGAGAAGACTCACAAGGGGCTCTCTACTGAGGTCAGATCCATACTGACGATTCCATCAGCTCCTGGAAAGGGAAGAAAGACCAGACACCAGGACAGGTAAGGATAGCGAGGTCTAACCGGGATCTATTGGATTTTGATCTCTGGGTAATCGTGTCAGCATTTCACATGTAATTGTCAACAATAAATTCAAATGTaaaaaatccatgttaaaaattATAGATGATATAAATGTTATATCTAAAtctaaattgtatttataaatctaaatgtaaacGTTAAATCTAAATCTTAAAATTGATATCCAAATGTTAAATCGAAATGTTAGGTCtatatctaaatctaaatcttacatttatatctaaatgttaaatctatCTGTTATATCTAAATCTTAAATTtatatctaaatgttaaatgttaaatctaaatgttaTATCTAAATCTTAAATGTATGTTTAATTGTTAAATCGAAATCTTAAATCGAAATCTTAAATGTATATCGAAATCttaaatgttaaatctaaatgttaGTCTAAATCTaaatattaaaatgtgagaATAAGAAttagatttaacatttagatttaacatttagatataAATGTACGATTTAGATtagcatttatatttatatttaacctttagatttttataaaacatttagatttagatataacatttatatatatttagatataacataattttaacatggatttttttAACATATTGTTGACAATTACATATAACGTGTTGTTTTACAAGAATTTCTCTCACATTAGAGATCAAAGTTTAACCGAGCTCTTCCAAGATTTAATTAATGCCAGACAGCACGACAGAGAGGGGCCAATTTCTGCATAGGCTTATGGGGTTAAAGCAGAGAGTTATTTTTGATTCACAGCAGGCTGGTGTAGAGTTTAGCTACGCAGAAGGCTTTTACAGGGTAGCCTACCTTTCTTCACACACTCTACCAAGGTCTAAATGAGAGAAACAGCTACGTTAGACATGACATCAAGGTGTTTCTTGCTGACCAGCAGATTAGTGATGACTTTCTGTTAGAACAGATGACTAGGTCCATGactgaggaagaggggaggttAAAGCGCCTGGGTGATGTATCCAAGTCTCCACCAGTGACTGAGTGTTGCCCAACATGAAGGTAATGGAGAGACTGACATGAATGCATTGACTCTAGTTGATGCCGAATTACAGGCTAACCGGGATTCTGACAACTGACTGCACAGGTGTCTTCTTTGACCAGACACATGACCCCTTGTTGACAGGTCTGCAGAACGCATACAGTCTGGCAGCCCTAGTAGCTAATTGAGTCACCCGCAGCCACTGTCAGTCGACAAAAAGGATAGATGCCAGGACTGTATACCAAACAGAACCATGAGCTGTCCCCATTGTTTTATCTGTGGCCAGGCAGGACACCGAGCCATTGGCTGTTTACAAAGAAGGTCATCGGAAAATGGGAAAGGTCACAGGAGAAGGGTAGCCAGTGATCGTGAACAGTGTTAAGCCCACATTTAAGATCAAGCCGTCAGCCACACCATGGCTGTGTCgcaattcaggggacgcatccttcgaagggtgCATTCGAAGGGCGATTGCGTCACTGCGACGCGTCAAGGCTGTCCCATTTCGAAggctccttcaaatgcggcTGACAAATGCCACCTTCTTTTCCCAGATTTGAAGGCTACACCAGatgtatccttcacggcccaacgtttcccaagattcattgcgcgtTGGATTTTTTCAGAAATGGAGTCAGAGAGCGGAAGCGGCAGTTGCAgtaaattacatatttaatgacAAAACTatgcaaaaacatttttttatattaaaataaagttgGCACTATTTATAATTTGTAACTTTATTGTCAAAGTTCAATTTCATTAACACGAGCCATATAACGTTAAACTTATTAACgttgtattttatataattattatataaccgaatcagaatcagaaaacgTCATTGATCCCCGGGGGGGAATTTTTTTTGTT includes:
- the LOC132464994 gene encoding hydroperoxide isomerase ALOXE3-like — translated: MTTPPDHGKRRKTRAEPPGQVPIIAVYKVHVTTGGMCLAGTNDHVFVTLVGTNGESERTELDNYGLDFCSDQTSTYTVNTQPLGHLLLIKLEKAQYLFLPENQWFCSKIVVDTPEGEALLFPCHRWLTRGEVLELRGAKAMKASDDYHPLLIEHRRRELAKRSQLYQWKVYADRTTHITHFEESELPSEVRFSFSKGLEFTFSKEFAIAEVKLKGLFGSEESWESLESMKNTLTFKTSSTAEYLAEHWKDDAFYGYQFLNGVHPSMIRNCPHLPSNFPVTEEMVQPFLETGTSLKQEIQKGNIFLCDYKSLEGLPTRVVEGNSLPLTAALCLLYLDTAGTLKPIAIQLGQEPSEKCPIFVPSDPELDWLLVKIFVKNADSVIHQVISHLMKTHLLAEVFAVATMRHFPDVHPLYKLLTPHFRYTLQINAAARRALLGPTGLLARSTPGLEGIIELLRRHLAETTYSSLCLPDNIAERGLQNIPNFYYRDDGLKLWTAINRFVRAMLGLYYPTDDEVSGDAELQRWIQDIFTKGFLGNSSSGMPESFITVEAVVKFVTMVIFTTSAQHAAVNSGQFDYYSWFPNSPLQLRKAPPTTKGLVTMDTILETLPNIGDTVAFIISSLVLYKKYMDSVVLGSYPEERFCEPAAKRIIENFQKELSSIEERIITRNASLDVPYCYLQPSEIENSVSI